The nucleotide sequence ccgacccgaatagacctaaACACGAAAAACTGACCCAAATagacccgatccgataaaaatcgATTCATACCCAacttaaaaatatgaatatctaaatctatgattttgtgttttattttctatattttattttctaaatcttattttattacattttcaaGTAATATGaagatttaaatgtaaaatttagattttaaaatgttttatttttattattaatagtttattttaattcttttttgtaaacttttagatatatatatatctaacttATTCGACTAAATTTGATGGGATTTGGGTATTTTATGTCTTTTTTAGATCCTAAATATCTAAACCTACCCGGACTCGATACAGACTCGATAGGGATACAAAAGTTATGGcagtttaaaagtattttaattattgtccGAACTGATCTGAATTCGAGAAAAACCCATCCGAATCGAAAATTTGCAAATACCTATTAGATCTAAATGTTTAAAATCCGAAAAACCAGCTCCGAAAAAAACTGActcgaacccgatccgaacgaTCATGCCTATTCTGAATCTTTCTATAGGTTTAAGATACCGCCAAAAAAAGTTGATTGTTTAGAAAACAACAGCTACGTACGTCGCCAAGAACAACAGAAGAAAAAGGTAGAAACTATAGTTGCGGTAACTAGGTTACTGGCTACGAAGCGCACATGTGAACAGAAACGTTTGTATTTTTGATAAATagtagtgtatatatatattcaactcGAAAATAGATATTTAGTTTACTATTTGTAATCAACAATCCATTATTGAAATGTTGCTTAGGAAAAGTTATTTTAAAACTCTTAGTTGACTAAGACTCAAATTAAAGATTTAAAAGTTGACCATTAAAATTTACGTTTCTGTTAATCTTAAATTTACATGGTCAActgttaaagattttttttctttgagagATAAAATGTAATTTGATTTTAAAGCTATCAAATggaccaaattgaaaaaaattaagagttCATTTTTgctgttatatattttatcaccaCATCTAATATATTGCTCTGAGAAGTCTAAAGATTATGTTAAGAAAAAATTGTGGGAAAGAAATTCAATTTTGTAAATTGTGGGAAAAAATACAGAATAAAACAAGTGTGTACTAATTTatccatataataaaaaaaatcttgtttgaTACAAAATCTCTTCTTTTACTTATTTGtggtttagattttaattaattattgctTGATTTGTATGATTTCTGTTGAACTCTAAAGTGGTAGAGATCATTGTACATACACCAAGTTGGATCCTTACATGTTTGCCATTTTTTATTGCTGTTTTTTTATGGGACAACTACATCTGAGATAGCAGCCTTGCCCAAATAGACCTGTTGCATCTCCTCTTTCCAAATCTGCATCAacttctatatattaattttcctTCCTACAGATAAGGGACTTAAactgtgtatatataagatatcAATATTTTGTTCCCTTACCGTGTCCCTGAACTCCACCCTTATGTGAGGCACATTTGTTTTGTGAATGTCGTTTCCATCAGGTCCTCTCTTGTAGTAGTCTTTCCCAATCCAGTGCGACtataaaaaacatttcaaaagaGTTAGTATTATCAGAGCAAGATCATCCCAAAATAACATGGCGTCTATAAGGGTATAACAAGTACCTTGAGGGCATGTGAGAAACCTGACTGGTACACTGAGTTACGAGCTATCTCGCACAAGTCACAAGCACTCAGCTTCCAAACCTGAAAAATccagttatttattttaagtaaaTACATTACTATATGATTCGTGAGATGAAATCATAATGGAGAGATCAAGGACTTACTGAGGCAGCAATGCTGTACTCTTCAACGAGAGGTTCTTTGGTTAAGTGAATTTGAAGAGGATCATCCGTAGACAAGGAAACATTGAGACCTCTTAAGAAAAACACAGGAAATGGGTTCCGGTGGTAATCTAGAAACAGAGAGTTGTTGCTCAGTGGAGACATGGCCAGACCAATCTtgtccaaaaacaaaaaagaagtcCAGTCAGATATAATTTTGGATCAGACACAATAATACAAGCAGAGTCTCTCCGCAAACCTGAGCGAGGTAGTAGAGATACTGAAGCACAGGAGACTTCCGTAGGTTGATTCCGTGTGCAATGCTATGGCATGTGAGAAACGTAGCAGCCAAGTGGTCAATGTCACCAGCCTGAAATTTGTAAACATCTTAAAGATCCATTGAGCATAAAAGTGAAAACTATAGcacaaaagaagaaataaagtACCTCCCCAGAGTGTGGCCGTAGCGTGATGGTAGTCATGCCTTTTGACTCTCGAAGCTGAAAAGATATTACAACTTATACACAGTTTTGACAACACCAAGCTAGTTGCAGAAGAGATCAGAAGAAAGGGTACCTTGTTTAACACGTAGAGGTTAGCATAACAATAGTAGACATAGTAAGAAAAGGCAGGATTAAATGCGTTAGTCCATTGAGCTGGAGTGGGCATGTGTTTCGTGGGACGTCTTTCAGGCTTGCTTTCATCATCAACCAAATCAAATCCAACAACCTGTTATGCAGACAAAGAAACAGCACAACTTTTTAATAGTTCCAAGACATTTGGATTGGAGATTCTTTGTAGAAATAGATGCTAACCTGCTTCAAAAAGACATGGAGCTGGGGATGCGAATCTGGATCTACCGTGGCTTCAAACAGAGGAATGAATATGTTGTCAAGGATATTCTGGAACGATGTCACAATACCCATGTCCTTGTAGATGTTGTACAGGCGTGGCAGCTATCGAGCATACATATATAAAGCGAGGGGAGTGTAGGTCAGTTAGCAATCATCATGTGATAAAGAGAGAGGCACATAAGCATCGGAAAGATAGCCAACCTGAATCAACCAGACAACGTTCTCACTGTATAGATCGTTGTTCACAATCCAACTAGCTAGTTGGTCCCACTCGCTCATTTTTCTGCCGTATATAGATATTCTGTATTCAGCCATCTGCAATGTTTAAGGTATCCATatgaggaaacaaaaaaaattatgaatctgTTTTGGCAAGAAGATTATTTAACACAAAAATTTAGCACAGTGCCATGAAAAATGTTTACAGAAAAGCCAATGCGCAGCACATTAGCATCAAGGAAGCTAATATCACAAATAAGAAAGAATCTGAGTGTTTGATATGGTATAGTATAAGACAATACAATTAAGGTTTCATGTAGTATACTCGCTATCTATACAGCATTTGCAACAAGAGATGAAAGAGTGGTTCAAATTTTATCGGGCTTGGGGTTTGTAAGGGAGAGTGGGAGGAGATTCATAATCAAATCCTAATTCTCTTTTGTATTTCCAGCagattattatataaaaagagTGGTTATTATAGATTTGACTGCAACCATGTTCTTCTAtgctcatgtttttttttctcaatgcATAAAAATACTGCAGATGCACGTGGAGTATACCTGATATTTGCTAGCTTCAAGGTCGGAGAAAACTTGTTTTGTTATCTCACCAAGAAAACGACctgaaaccaaaaacaaaagaaacgtCAAAACTCAAAAGTATATCTAACAATCACAACACTTAGCATATGTTCGTATAGTGTCACATGATAAGGTACACATTATGTAGAAGGAAAAGTAAGCAGCTGTAAATGCATAGCTGATGCATCAACTGAACTAAAAATCGTGTTAAAGCGtgagaaaaattatttaaagtaCCTTGGATGAGATTATCCTGTTTAAGGAAAATTTCTCTAAGCCTACTTTGGCCACAGGGATTGTACTTAAGGTTGAACTTATCAAAGCGATGGAATGTACTCTTGTCTGCATGAACATCCATAAGGTCGACGTTCAAGTCATATCTGTGCACAGTTCAAACACAAGGAAGAAGGTTTATTTCATCAGCATAACGTcaaattaggaaaaaaaaaagtaatacaGATAATCTACATAACAACAAGTCTTGCATTTAAAAATTGGAAATATATGATTACCCAGTTAGATCCAAGCTCTCAAAAACTTCTTTCAAGGTTAAATAAGTTCCATCCCGGAAGATGACAACCTGTATagagccaaaaaaaaatcatcatacCTTTATACTAATCTAAAACAAAATGGTTACAATTGTTGTTACCTCATCAGGTTCTTTCCGGAGCTTTGACTTGATAAACCTCAAGAGGTGTTTCTGGTTCATGCAAGCTGAGTGATGAACATGAGTGTCCACTTTCCTAACGTTATAAAAATCACGATGCGGTGCACTTTTTTGGGCGAGGAACTCTTTATCCGCATTAAGCATCAAATGCAGATTAAATTTCtgtaacacacacaaaaaacacAATGTTAATTAACCAGATGAAACTTGCTTATTGAAATTAATTCTTCTCTAAACTAAAGCTCTTGCCTGTTCTAGGAGCACTAGACGACGGTGACACAATGTCCTGATATTTCCTGCAGCTGTGACTTTGAGCACGTGATGCAAGTCGGTGAAGAACGTTGTGGCGTCAGCTACAGGGAAGAGCTCTTCCTTTGCTGGGAGTAGCAAAACAGAACATGAGTCATCTTATTTGAAAAGCGAAGGAATGTAACCAAATAAACTCTTACCATCTTTATTTGGAAACACATGGACTACCCCATCTTGCATCTCAAAATAATGCTGTAAACACACACAATCATTGAAGTTAAATTCATCAAATGCATGGCGTTCTGTGAAAAAGAACAAAGGAGAACAAACTCACATCAGTCTTTCCCTGAGGATAGTGTGCAAATGGCTCTAGATTAGGCTTTGGAGTACTCGGATCAGATATGACTTCCTTTTCCCACGGCGCAACTGTTTCTTGGAAGACATACCTCTTCCGCAACTCAAGACATTCTTGCAGACATTTGTAGGCATCAACTTCATCTGACGTTGGGGCCTCTGAACAGATCAGGTATAAAAATCTTAATAACAAATAAGTAGAAGATTCAAAGGCTCAGCTACTAGAGTAAAGATTTTAACTTAACCCTTTCTTGTTTGTAGTTCTACTAAACTTATTGCCACTAGTTAAGAACTTAAACTAATGGGGCTCACGAATTAAACATGTCATGATTTGCGCTAACAGGAAGAGAAAAAGAACAAGTAAGCATTCTTTAACTCATTGCTAATAGAGTATAGTGCTATTTAACTCATTGCCACTGGTAAAGAACTTAAACTAGTGGAGGCTTACGAATCAAACATGTAATGATTTGTGtaaacaggaaaaaaaaacaagtaagcATTCTTTACCAAGAGGAACATCAAGACGGACAAAGGTCTCTTGCTCCGGCTCTTTACGAAGAATGTCAGCAGCAATAGGATCAGGCTGAACTCCATGTAAGTCACCAGACATACTGTGTGAACGAATCATGCTTGAAGCAGCCATAGATACTTGCTCTTCAGTAGCATCTGCAGGctacataaaaaaaacttactaaTAAGTATTTTGCTTACTCATTCAATTCAATAAACAAAACACTCACCAAGTCCCCATTGGTTTGCAAGTAGGAAGCATCCAACTCTGCAGCATCAGTCaaattatcatcatcatcatctgattCCCCCATACTCTCAAAGGCACTACCACTAGCAACAGGTGATTTAGGAGAGATGGGTCTCACAAAGCTTCCAGCTTTCCTGATACTACTACCACTACTCCCATGTACTGAAGATCTCCCTAGAACCATAGCATCACAAAAGACACAAACCCAtcaataaaaatcaaatctttATCCAATACACACACTTAAAAGCAGAGACTTTCCCATTACCAATACCTTCAGATGGAGTATGAAGCATGGGCATACCAGGAGGGATCTCATCCACACACACGTGTCCGTTGCTGCGTCCCGCATCATCAGTGAACGGCGTGGCGTCTGGAAGAGAAGCGGGGGTGTGTCCTTTCCTTTTAACTTGGCTCCGCCGCCTCGAAAGGGTTTGACTTTGATGCTGCGGAGAGTCTCCTCCATcggtgttgttgttgtctttCTTCTCTCTGCCACGCTCGAGGACGAGATTCAGGGCCTTGAAGTGCATGAAAAACCCTGAAACGGCGACGAAGGAAGCTCCGAAGAGGGCCGCGAGGGCGAGCTGGTAAATGTTCGGTTCCATTGAGAGTGAGCAGGTTAGAGACAGTAAGCTAGGAGTTTTGGTCTGAGTGGCGAAGATAGAAGAAAAAGGTTTAAGCTTTTGTATTTATAGGCAGGCCCATTGAATGTAACCTGCCAGGCTTTTTGGTCTTTGAATAAAATCGCATTTAAAACATTTCTATTGTtgccccaaaaaaaaacatttctattaaaagattttcataaaaactatctttatcaaaaataaaataaagaaatttcaCATCGTAGCCATTTtagttttaatgaaaaaaatgatcaaaataaattttattaaaaagtaaaaatatatttttacgtTTAGAATTAAGGAGTGAGTTATTAAAGAtttggtttcaaattttaaacaataaaaataaatattaacaattttaaaataaaaatattatttaatcatTTTCTTACTCAAATGCTGttttatgataaaattttaaaatggttgTTTGAGAGAATTGttctaaaaataataagatagagtaatccaataaaaaaaaacttttgaaaatCGTATAAAATacgaagatatttttaaaatcaataaaacaaatagaaagTGGTGACACAATCATAGAGACAGCttcacacaatttttttattagtgttCAATTTTTTCAAAACACTAATATTTTATGTAAGGGTTACCACATGTACGTCACCCATGATCCTAAGAGAATCTCGATTTAAGAGTTACATGTCCGACTTTTTCTTAAAGAAAAGAGTCCATTCTAATATCCAGAGTGAACTTTGGTTTAACACATTACCACTGACACATTAGTCAAAAACTATAAAGTCTAGACCTAAAAGACTAGAAACAGTGATGTGGTGGTCATACTCATAAGTAGTTAAATATAGTGGTGGTTCTGTTCTAACATCATTAAGTTGCAAAGTTTTTTGGCgaatataaaattgttattggCATAAAGAAAACATGAAGAAAATATATCCAATACAAACGACTCCAAAGCATGAGTTTAAATTGCACAAGATCATTTTAACAACATAATAAATGGTTGTTAACTGCAGTTACAGTAGAAGAAATTGAATACTAGAGTTTTTACCTATACAAAACATATCACTCTTTCATGTCACTACaacaccaaaagaaaaagagagacaaaaattaaatgaaagcacATAAAGaggtttttttataaaacaatggTAACACCTCTAGCACCATGAACATAAGAAGGATGAGCAGCTTCTTGATCTCTCTCAAACTGTTGCATCTGTGTGGCATGCCTTGTGGCATCGAACTTCTCTCCATCTCCCCAAAGAGCATAAGCTTCTTCTCCATGAGCAGCGTCATCTCCAATCCCAAGCTCTTCCTCAGCCATTCTCAATGGTATAAACATCTTGATAACAAGAAGTATGAGAGTCGTCGACACCAGATTCCATACAGCAATAAAGACAGCTCCGGCCCACTGTTTCAAAAGCTGTTTGCCCCCATTGCCGCCGTAGAAAGCTCCATTGGTTGGGTTAGGAAGTGACAACTTGCAGAGATCAGGATGTGCAAATAAGCCGGTCATTGTTCCACCTAGTATCCCGGCTACTGCGTGTGTGTAGAATACCGCTAATGTATCATCCACCTGAATATCACATTTCAGAGTTTTGTTTGATTAAAAGGCGCATTAATTCAAGAATTGATatattaacattaaaatatgGATTTCCTCACAAAAATATATACCCAATGAAACATTTATCTAATAATGATATACGAAATACATCTAAAATTTCATGAAACACAagttaaataaaaagtttgaaggGTGAAGATAATTCACCTGTTGGAGGAGAGTGGATTTCTTGTGAAGGATCATCATAGAGGCCCATGGAACTGATCCTGAGAATATTCCAATTATTATGGCTGCCCATGTTTGGATCAACCCTGCAACATAATAAATTAACCACGTAGTGTTACAATTAGTTCCCATATTTCTTTGTCTATACAAATACTAAACATGATTAAAAGTGTAATGAGACCTGCTCCGGGAGTAACGCCGGCGAGACCAGTGACCATGCCTTGAATGGCTCCGATGACAGAAGGTTTGCCAAAGAAGATGACATCGAGTGTGGTCCATACGAGGAGGCTTGTGGCAGCGGAGAGGTTGGTGTTGAGCACCGCGATTGAGGAGGTTAAGTTGGCCGCGTATGGAGCTCCGCCGTTAAAACCGGACCATCCCATCCATAGAAGCCCAGCTCCGGCAAGCATTAAAAGAACATTGTTCGGAGGAAATCTTTCTCTGTCAGCTTGAGGCCTAGGTCCCACCTACACATGTCACACAtcgaatttaatttatttagtatAACCAAATGAATTCAATAATGCAACTATGGTACGACTCTTTTCTCAACTACTATTTGCTTTTTAGAtaaccatttttatttttatttggcaTAGTTATTTTTAGACTTATTTATACGTCGTATCATGTGAAATTGACTTGACTTTATGTGCGACAAATGCAGAATACAgggaaacaaaattgaattactTCATAAACATAAAGTTATTAGTCTTctctaattaaattttatctgAGCTGATTATACTATGTAAGCTAATATCGAGTTGTCCAATCCTAAAATGGTTTTGTTTAAACTATCTATGACTTGCAAATTAATTACTTTTTGTTAGTGGACCGATCAATCAttaaactgattttataaattaattaagaaCCTTGAAATTTGAATACGTAATCATCTCGAAAGTAAAAGCAAAACAAGACTTGGTATTTCAGGATGAGTCTACATCAAAATATACTGTTAGAAATTTTCCAAGTCTATGACCATGTCGTCTACCGTACATTAATATTTTCAACAAAAccagtataatattattattacattacttaaaaaccaaatatttattatctattttgataataaaaacaaaGTTTTAGCCTGAGAATTTAATACCAACATGATCCGAACTAACTAAAAATAACCTATCCTTAAATAGAccttctctttcatggtatacgtttttctacagtttttttttgtatttctaaattgaagttatttttatgtttccaaacaacttttatgtgtactacatattttataactaaCAAGATACTGCAAATTTTTCATGTTtaaccaaatttatttaatttatatagtaaatacaatatttttaaaagatttgtgCTTTTAAAATCTTCATGTATTTAcctaaaacaatatttattataaaacttgGAATAATAATCCAGTGGTCAAAAAAATACAACTACTCACAACAAAAATATCTACAtttattttgatcataaatgttaAACAACTCAGATAAATGTAATTGAATGTGATTCGtggaaataacataaaataatggatatttaattttaaagaaaCATACCCAATATGCGGCGACGAAGCCGGCAACACCAGAGGAGAGATGAATCACATAACCACCGGAGTAATCAATAACTCCCCAATGGTAAAGAAACCCTCCGCCCCATATACTATAAGCTCCGACTGTATAGCTAAAGATCAGCCACAGCGGCACAAATGCCATCCACGCTTTAATATTCATCCTCCCCAACACCGACCCGGCCACAAGTATCGTCGTTATCGCCGCAAAAGTGAACTGAAAATACACCAAAGTCGCCATCGGAAACAACGGCGTCACCGCTTCTCTCTCTATAGTCCCGTTCCCAAACTTCTTGACCGTTGATGGGATCtacaaagacaagaaaaaaacaaaagagtcaACCAAAGATATTTATCTCATTCAGACAATATCACTTTTTGGACATAAACTGATTTCAAGACCGTGGCTCTGTCTTTGAGATATCCTTGGTCGAAGGCGGGACCACCTCTTCCCCAGAAAGGCAAAAGCTCGTCTCCGAAAGCCATTTTGTAACAGAGGAGGACCCAGCAGAGGAGGACGGCGGCGAAGGCGTAGAGAGCCATAAAAGCGGAGTTCACGGCCCATTTCTTCTTGACGATGGAGGCGTAGAGGATGACCAGACCTGGCATGCTCTGTAGACCGACCAGAGTCGCCGCCGTGAGCTGCCACGCGTTGTCTCCTTTGTTGAGCCATTCAGGAACCTTTGGTAAGTCTGCACCGTAAGCTCCGGCCATGTCAATCTTTTCCTCTTTCACGGAGTTGATGGTGATCCTGGTGACTTTTTGGGAGGTTTCAGATGTTTTATAGTCAATGGTAAAAGAGCATGAAATTGTAGGTGTGAAAACCTTTAATATAATAATGTAGACAAGTCACAAGTGGTGTTTTATTGTACAGTCTGGAGGAGAAAAGTCTTCGGAGATTGAGATGTTTCTCATTCTTCAATTAGCATCGAGATGTTTTTTCAAAGtagcttcttctttctttgtctACTTTCACAATTATCGCGTCACAGAATTACCAGGTAATATAAATAGATAGGTGTGGAGTGGACTTGATTATTTATCACCATATATCATAAGTTCTTAactatttttagtattttaaaagAGTTAAGAGAAatgatatatattgaaaaaaagaatttttagaATGTTGAGAACTTTTTCTTCTCCAAgggcttctatatatataagaaatgagAAACAATTccttcatatttttgaatttatcgttgaataaatatgatttattttgaaattgatTGTACGAGGCtgacaaatttatattttttcaaatccaGTCGTTGAAACAAGTGACTGATAAAATCTTCGCCAAGTAATTTAACAAAACTTTTCGGTTACatatattttggaaatatttaaattcatataaaatgacATTCGAGATACATTAATGAGATCAATTAGTGTACCACCCCTTACCATTAAGATTTAAAGATACTTTCTCTTGATGCATTTTCTCTTTAATTAGCTGTTGCGAAATTCATGTGGTTTGTGAGCGACTTTTACGTAACTGCACCCAAAAAATCAACC is from Brassica napus cultivar Da-Ae chromosome A4, Da-Ae, whole genome shotgun sequence and encodes:
- the LOC106447663 gene encoding AMP deaminase-like isoform X2 yields the protein MEPNIYQLALAALFGASFVAVSGFFMHFKALNLVLERGREKKDNNNTDGGDSPQHQSQTLSRRRSQVKRKGHTPASLPDATPFTDDAGRSNGHVCVDEIPPGMPMLHTPSEGRSSVHGSSGSSIRKAGSFVRPISPKSPVASGSAFESMGESDDDDDNLTDAAELDASYLQTNGDLPADATEEQVSMAASSMIRSHSMSGDLHGVQPDPIAADILRKEPEQETFVRLDVPLEAPTSDEVDAYKCLQECLELRKRYVFQETVAPWEKEVISDPSTPKPNLEPFAHYPQGKTDHYFEMQDGVVHVFPNKDAKEELFPVADATTFFTDLHHVLKVTAAGNIRTLCHRRLVLLEQKFNLHLMLNADKEFLAQKSAPHRDFYNVRKVDTHVHHSACMNQKHLLRFIKSKLRKEPDEVVIFRDGTYLTLKEVFESLDLTGYDLNVDLMDVHADKSTFHRFDKFNLKYNPCGQSRLREIFLKQDNLIQGRFLGEITKQVFSDLEASKYQMAEYRISIYGRKMSEWDQLASWIVNNDLYSENVVWLIQLPRLYNIYKDMGIVTSFQNILDNIFIPLFEATVDPDSHPQLHVFLKQVVGFDLVDDESKPERRPTKHMPTPAQWTNAFNPAFSYYVYYCYANLYVLNKLRESKGMTTITLRPHSGEAGDIDHLAATFLTCHSIAHGINLRKSPVLQYLYYLAQIGLAMSPLSNNSLFLDYHRNPFPVFFLRGLNVSLSTDDPLQIHLTKEPLVEEYSIAASVWKLSACDLCEIARNSVYQSGFSHALKSHWIGKDYYKRGPDGNDIHKTNVPHIRVEFRDTIWKEEMQQVYLGKAAISDVVVP
- the LOC106447666 gene encoding ammonium transporter 2; translated protein: MAGAYGADLPKVPEWLNKGDNAWQLTAATLVGLQSMPGLVILYASIVKKKWAVNSAFMALYAFAAVLLCWVLLCYKMAFGDELLPFWGRGGPAFDQGYLKDRATIPSTVKKFGNGTIEREAVTPLFPMATLVYFQFTFAAITTILVAGSVLGRMNIKAWMAFVPLWLIFSYTVGAYSIWGGGFLYHWGVIDYSGGYVIHLSSGVAGFVAAYWVGPRPQADRERFPPNNVLLMLAGAGLLWMGWSGFNGGAPYAANLTSSIAVLNTNLSAATSLLVWTTLDVIFFGKPSVIGAIQGMVTGLAGVTPGAGLIQTWAAIIIGIFSGSVPWASMMILHKKSTLLQQVDDTLAVFYTHAVAGILGGTMTGLFAHPDLCKLSLPNPTNGAFYGGNGGKQLLKQWAGAVFIAVWNLVSTTLILLVIKMFIPLRMAEEELGIGDDAAHGEEAYALWGDGEKFDATRHATQMQQFERDQEAAHPSYVHGARGVTIVL
- the LOC106447663 gene encoding AMP deaminase-like isoform X1; translated protein: MEPNIYQLALAALFGASFVAVSGFFMHFKALNLVLERGREKKDNNNTDGGDSPQHQSQTLSRRRSQVKRKGHTPASLPDATPFTDDAGRSNGHVCVDEIPPGMPMLHTPSEGIGRSSVHGSSGSSIRKAGSFVRPISPKSPVASGSAFESMGESDDDDDNLTDAAELDASYLQTNGDLPADATEEQVSMAASSMIRSHSMSGDLHGVQPDPIAADILRKEPEQETFVRLDVPLEAPTSDEVDAYKCLQECLELRKRYVFQETVAPWEKEVISDPSTPKPNLEPFAHYPQGKTDHYFEMQDGVVHVFPNKDAKEELFPVADATTFFTDLHHVLKVTAAGNIRTLCHRRLVLLEQKFNLHLMLNADKEFLAQKSAPHRDFYNVRKVDTHVHHSACMNQKHLLRFIKSKLRKEPDEVVIFRDGTYLTLKEVFESLDLTGYDLNVDLMDVHADKSTFHRFDKFNLKYNPCGQSRLREIFLKQDNLIQGRFLGEITKQVFSDLEASKYQMAEYRISIYGRKMSEWDQLASWIVNNDLYSENVVWLIQLPRLYNIYKDMGIVTSFQNILDNIFIPLFEATVDPDSHPQLHVFLKQVVGFDLVDDESKPERRPTKHMPTPAQWTNAFNPAFSYYVYYCYANLYVLNKLRESKGMTTITLRPHSGEAGDIDHLAATFLTCHSIAHGINLRKSPVLQYLYYLAQIGLAMSPLSNNSLFLDYHRNPFPVFFLRGLNVSLSTDDPLQIHLTKEPLVEEYSIAASVWKLSACDLCEIARNSVYQSGFSHALKSHWIGKDYYKRGPDGNDIHKTNVPHIRVEFRDTIWKEEMQQVYLGKAAISDVVVP